The DNA sequence TGGTCGGAAGGCGCGCAGCAGATCCTTGCCGGCCTCATCGCGCATCTCGTGACCACGGATGGCGACCTGAAAGCGTCGCTCACCGACCTGCGCGACATCGTCAATATGGACCGCGACTCGTTCGATGCGATTTTAGAATCGATGAGCGGGAACTACGAAGCCGCGGGTCTGGCTGCGGGCGCCGCTGCGCTGGTCCTGAACGCCGGACCGAACGAGCGCGGCTCGCTGATGACGACGGTGCTGCGCAATACGGCCTGGCTCGATAGCGAAGCCATTCGCAGGGTGCTTGGAACTTCCCGGACTTCGTTCGACCTGCGCGATATCAAGCGCAAACCGATGACCGTCTATGTCGTGCTGCCGCCGTACCTGCTGGAAGAACACAAGCGCTTCATGCGGCTGTTCGTGAATCTTTCGATCCGCGCCATGTCTGTCGGGCCGAAGCCGAAGCATCCGGTGCTGTTCCTGCTCGACGAGTTTTTCAGCCTCGGCAAGCTAAGCCAGATGGAAAAGGCGGCGGGCCTGCTGGCGGGCTACGGCCTCAAGCTCTGGCCTGTCGTCCAGAATATCGGGCAGCTCAAACAGCTCTATCCGAAGAACTGGCTAACCTTCATCGCCAACACCGGCGCGGTGCAGATATTCGGGGTGAATGATCGCGAGACGGCCGACGAGATCGTGCAGATGCTCGGCAAGATGGCCCGCATGGAAAAAGTCGGTGACCGCATGAACCGTGTCATCGCCAATCTGCGCGAGGGACCCGAGGTCGGACAGGACCTGTCACGCGAGACGGGCCGCCAGATCATCCTGCGCAGCGGCGACGATCCGATGCTGCTCGGCAGGATCGACTACGACAAGACCTATCCGCTCAACTGGTACAATCCCGATCCTGACCATTCCGGACCGGGAAAGATGCAGGCCTTGCGGGACTGGCTCCAGCGCCGCAAGGACCGCGCGATGCCCGCCTACTATCGCGCAGCCTCGTGGCTGGCCGGAATGAGGAAGCAATACGAGAGGCAGGTAAATCTCGCGCGAAAAGCCGAGAAGGCGCAGAAGCGGCTCGCCGATCCCGATCGTTGGGGACAAATCGAGGGCTTGCTCGCAAAGGACGCAAGCAGCCGTGAAAGGGAGCCCGAGATCAAGGCGGTCAGGGAGGCGCGGGAGCGCGTGGCGAAGAAGGCGGGGCCAAAACCCGACACAAAGGCGGAGCGGCGACCCCCACGGCGGGCGAAACGGAAATCCGGCAAGGGCAGTGCAATGGAGGAGCTGGAGACGCTGATCGGGCTCGACGCCGTCAAGAAGCAGGTGCGCAGCGTCGTCGCGGAAATCAAGCGCGACGAGTTGCGACGCGAGCACGGCCTGCCGGTGACACCGGTTTCAAGGCATCTTGTCTTCACCGGCAACCCCGGCACCGGCAAGACCACGGTCGCCCGTATTGTCGGGAGTGTTTACAAGGAGCTCGGGCTTCTCAAGAAGGGCCACCTGGTAGAAGTGTCGCGCAAGGACCTTGCCGGAGAGACTTGGGGCTCCGGCATGGGCAAGACCGACGCTGCGATCAAGAAGGCGCTGGACGGAATCCTTTTCATAGACGAAGCCTATTCGCTGCATCTCGGCCATACGACGAGGCACGGTGATCCGCTTGGCGAGGAAGTGATCACGACGCTGCTTGCCGCAATGGAGAACCATCGCGCCCGGCTGATCGTGATTGCCGCCGGCTACGGCGACGACATGCAGCGCTTCATCGACGCCAATGCCGGACTCGCGTCGCGATTCAAGACCTTCATCGATTTCCCGGACTACGACGAAAAGGCCCTGCGCGCGATATTCGAGCAAATGGCCGGGAGTGCCGGCTACGTCTTGACCGACGAAGCCTCCGCGAAAGCCACAATCTTGATGCGCTCGCTCGATGCGCAGAAAGGGAAGGGTTTCGGCAACGGGCGTGCGGTCCGCAATATTCTCGAGCAGGTGCTTTCGAAGCAGGCGGAGCGCCTGTCCACAATGGACGGACTGACCAAGGACGATCTCGTCACTCTGGAAGCGGACGACATCCCCGATGCACCGGAGGGGTCGGGAAGGGATGATGCCGGAGAAGAGAGCGGAGGAGAGAAAAGGGAGCCGCCGCATGAGAAAAAAGTCGCGGACGGCACGCCCGCCAGGCCGAAGGCGGCCAAACGGTCGCCAAGGCAGCTTCCGGTTCCTGCCGCCGCGCCGCTGCCCGCGGACGAACCGGATTTCGACGGCATGGATATTTTCGAGCTGACCGAGGCCCTGAAAGAAATCGGGGCCGAACAGGAAAGCCTGACGGAAAGAGAGCGGGCGGAGATGGAAGCCCTTCATCGAGAGCGCGAGAATCGGTTGACCGGAGATCCCGAGAACAGAAGGGCGATCGAGCGGGAATTCATCCGCCGGGAATTGGCACTCATTAAAGAGCACCAGCGGGTTGCGGAGGTCTTCCGGGCGAAACTCGATCGCGTCCGCGGAGCAAAGGCAATGCAGGCGCCGCAACCACACCCCGCGGACAGTGATAGCGAGACGACCAAGCCATGACTGACAAAGACCGAACGCTCACGCTGACGCTACCGCGCGCCCTCCACGAATATCTGGAACGCGAGTGCGATCCGGAGATCGGCCAGCCGGCGACGCCCGAAGCGCTGATCGTGGAGGTCCTTGAAGCCTATCGCGACCACAATCTTGGCAAGTTCGACGACCGGCCGATCGACGATCCGGGTGGCTATGAAGGCATGATGCTCACGCTGCCGACCGCCTGCGAGCGCTGGTTTGATGCTGCCGCGAAAAGCGGTCGCATCACGGGCGGTGCCGAGCTGATGGATTTTCTTGGTGCGCTGGTCGTCGAGGGTATCCGCCGCCGCGATCCGGATTTCCGTACGCCCGGCAGGTTCGAATGGGAGTCGGACGTTCCCTACGGGACGGACTAGACGCCGTGCTCGTCGGCGGCGCTCTCATAGGGGTAAAGCGTCCATTCGCCCTTCGGATCGATGACGACTTCCTCGCCGTTCTCATCGACCATTGTGAGATAGAGCGTCGCCCATTTGGCGCGGCAGTCGTCATAGGGTTTGAGCTTGCGGGCGATGTCGTAAAGTCCCTGTTGCAGCTCCTGCATCGACAAGGGCGCGCCGTCCTTGCCGCGCAGCCTGATTTTCAGCGAGGTGTTGTCGATCTTGTCCGGTGTCTTCTTCGATGCCTGTCTTTTCGGCCTCTTGCCGTAGGGTCGTGTCATCGAAACAGCGTAGCGGACCGCTGAATCCGCACAAAGAAAATGCGCCCGCAGGGGCGCATTTTGGTGAGGATAAGAAGGTAGTGGGCGCGGTTACGCGCCCACCTCCTCGGTTTCGTCTTCCGCGGCGCTCTCGTCGGCGGTGTCGCCGTCGTCCGCGGCTTCGACTTCCTCGCCCTCTTCGCGGGGCGGCAGGAGAACGATGCGGCCGTCGAAATCGACCGGAAGCACGTTCAGAAAGAGCGTCAGGCCCTCGCCGTTCTTGTGCTCCCAAACCGCCCCGAGGCGGGTCCAGAACTTCCTGCCGCGGCCACGGTCCTCGACGTGGTAGGCGATCAGCTTCGGCGGGTTGGTGTCGCGCTGCTTGCGGTTATTGGTTTGTTTCGTGCTCATTGTCTTAGTCCTTTCTGTTTGGGTTGGCTCGTAACGCCCTTCGAAATGACCGTGCGGAGAAGCGGACGGTTCAAGTCAGGCGGCGGGGATTGGGGTATCGCCCGTCCTGCACAAGCCTTGGCGCGGAAGGATGGGGAACCCGCCGCCTCCCCGAAGGGGTCGACTGGAACCGGCCGCGCGCATGGTCATCTTGGCGTATCGATTGAGCCGACCCGGACACGGAGAAGGACGGACATCGAAGGGGCACGAAAGCAGGCAAACCGGCCGCAAGATTTTTTGGCGCGTGCCCGCCCGCAAAGCGAATTGATTGTCGCCACGTCACAGTGAGGCCGTGGCTGCGGCAAGTTGCAATGATGTCCCGCCGCGGCGGCATGTCAGGGAAGCCCGAAGACAAACGGATGGCCGTGACGGACCTGTGAACAGCCTGCTACCGGCCACGACGGTTTGCGCTCCGATCAATTCCTGCTGCCGGGATTGAGGGTGCAGGCAGACCGGCGCCGTGACACCCGGCGGCATTCAAACCGTGGCGCGCACGGTGCGGAAGACGAAAGAGGTGAATTGATCTGGCGGCGTGGCTACCACGCCGCGCCCTGTGCCTCGTACCAGTCGGGCCAGGAGATCGTCAGGAAGCGGCAGCGGCGCACGTCATAGAGCAGTGTTGCGTCGTAGGGATTGAAACGGGTGACATAGAGGGCGTCCGGCGCAGCGCCGGCCTCCTCGCCCCGGGCTTCGTCAAGAAACAGCGTGCCGATATAAAGGCCGCGTGTTGCCGCGCAGGCGTAGGCCAGCCGTAGTTCGGCGGCCATGAGACGGGTGGATTGGTGCGCGGTCATGGCGCACCTGCCTTTGCCAGACAGGCGGCGGCCGATGCCGATTGCTCCCGCACATGGTCGAGGCCCAGAAAGCCCCAGCACGAGTCGAGTTCGCAGCCTTCGCCGTCGCACAGCACGTAGCCGTAGCACTCGCCGTTGGCCCAGTCCGTATAGGTCTCGGCGACGCCCTGCGCGTACGCGGCCAGCTTGTCGCCGGACTCGTTGCCGTTGCCCCAATGGGCGCGGCGCAATGCGATGATGCCGACGCGGCCTGAATCCCACGGGCAGTGGAACGGGTTGCTGTAACCGGTGCGGTAGACCGTGCCGCCGTGATCGTAGAGGAACAGCGGGATCGTGAACCACTCGTCCGCGTTCTCGTATTCCCACGCGGCAAGCTCGCCCGGATCGCGCCCGCATTCGCCGCCCGACGGGTCGATATAGCGGCGGTGCAGGACGACGATGCGCACGGCATCGTCGTTAGCGAAAGGCCGTTCCGCGAAATCATCGTGAAAGATGTTCGCGCTCAAGCCGTGATCGAATGCGATGGTTTCGACGGGGGTCATGACGCACCCCCTTGCGCTTGCTGCGCCTCGCGCTGCGCCTTGGCGGCGCGTTCGAGGGATTCGCGATCCTCGACGATGTGCTCGGCTTCCCATGCCGCGCGGGCATAGACAGAAATCGTGAAGCTGGGCGCAAAGTGCAGGTCGCGCTCGACCGGCAAGCCGAGCGCACCGCGCAAGGCTTCGAGCTCGCACAGGTAAACGCTGCCAAGCTCCGGAAAGCCCATGCCGAGATCGCACAGCCCGAAGGCGATATCGGGATAGTCCGGATCGACTTCCGTCAGAATCCAGGTTCCGGCCCCGTCGGGCATAAACAGCTTCACGACGGGAATGAAGTCGGCGTCGGCCTCGCCCTCTTCGTCCAGCTTGCGGCGGATTTCGCCGTTCTGAAGCAGCCTGCGCTGCAAGTCCTTGGTCAGTAGTTTCATAGTCCTCTCCTTTTCGTTGGTTTTGCGAATGGAGAGGACCAGCCGGGCAGCGCCGTCCCTGTCACCGACGCAATAGCGGCGGGAAACCCCTTGCGGGTTGACCGGGGCGGCGGGCGCGGCTACGCGCGCACAATCACGCAAAACCGACGGGAGAGGACCGCGTAACGAACCGACGGGCTGACGACCCGGCTGCTGCACGGCTCACCCCGCGCCCGGCCAGGCCGGAAAGTCCGGTTGTCCGGTATGCCCGCCCGGATTGTCACGGGCGGTTTCATCGTCGGCCACGAAGCTGACATTGACGACCGGTTCGGTGATGTCGGCAGCGTTTTGCCGGAAAGCGCCGTAGTCCCGGTGAAAGCCGATTGTGGCGTTGATCTTGGGAGGGAGCGTGTCGGCCGGCTCTTGGCGGGGGCGTGCCGCGGCTGTGATGTCGGCGGCGTTCTCAAGGACAATGGCGTAGAAATTGGAAGCGGAGCGCTTGCCGATGTCGGCGGCGTTTTGCGCGAACAAATCCGAATCCGGGCCTAATCTCGCGCTGGCCCGATAGGAGGCGGACATTGCGGCCGGGCGGGCCGGTTGCAGATCGTCCGTGTCGGTGTCGCCGTAGGCGCCGAAGCGCTGCGAGAAAGTCCGGGACTCGCGACGCTCCAACCGGTCGAGCGCGGCATAGCGGCGGCGCAATTCCGCGGCTTCGTTGTCATGCCGGCGGCGCAGACCTTCCATGAGCGCCCGGTGCTGCTCGTCCATCGTGCGCTGCCGCCGCTTTTCGTAATATTCGATGAGCTGGCGGATGACCGCGATCTTCCTGAGATAGAGGGCGAGCCCCGTCGCCATCCAGTGACGGCGGGCGATCCTGTGCTCTTTCTCCGCCTTGATGTGCGCGAGCAGCACCTTCCGCTCGTGCATCTGGCGGATCTTCATCTGTTGCCAGAGAAGATCGAGCGCGGCGCGGCGCTTGCGCTGAATGGCCCGTAGCCGCTCGTGCGCTTCTTTCGCCTGCGCCTTTTTCTTGTCATCGGCGCGGGCCGCATCCTGCTGCGCGGCGGCGCGCTGGAGCATCAGCACCTTCGCGCGGGAGGCGGGCGGAAGAAGCGAGAGGGTCAATCCCTCAAGCCTCAATTTCACATCCTTCGTCGTCGCTCCGTCGATCTGGCGCGCCAGGCTGTGGACGTGACCGGCGATATCGACGACGACGAACACGCGCTTGTCGCCGCGCGCGAGCATGAAGCCTGCCGCCTCAAGCGCGTTCACGAAGGCATCGCCGCTATCGGAATTACGGTAGCAATCGGTGATGATGCGGCGGCGCTCGTCCCGCGACAGGCCGGAGGCCGCTTCCATCGCTTTCTCGGCGCGGGTCGGCTGCGGCGGATCGTTGAAGCGCTCTGCGCCGCGGTCATTGGCAAGGCCAGGCGGCAGCTCAACGCCGAATTCAGCGGCCAACTCGCGGGCGCAGCGGCGGAGCTTCTGGCGGTCGTGCGAGAGCTGGATCGCCTTCATCGCCCTGGTGTCGATGCGCGACCAGACGACATGGCAATGCTCGCGGGGGTTTCCCGATTTGTCTAGCTTGACGTGAAAAACGACAATGCGCGGCTGCCCCGTAAGATCGAGGCGCTTTTCGATATGGGCGAGCGCCTGCGCGTATTGCAGGCGGCTCAGGGGCTCAGGCGGATTGATGAAACAGGCATAGACGCCTTCCCGCGCCCTGGTTCCGGCAGTGACCGCATCGAACTCGGCGAGCGCGCCGTCAATGTCGGTCGCGATGGTTCCGGTGGTTTCGACCAGTTCGACGGACTCGTTATCAGCGGCGTTCTGCAAGTGCGCGGCAAGCCAGCGCGTATTGCCGGTTTGCAGCCCGCCGATGATCATGATGCCGTCTCATCTGATGTCAGCGCACCTGACATGAGATCGTGGGCGGCCTCGCGCATCGCCTGCGCCAGCAGAGCGGCGAAATCGTCTTCGGCCGCGGGGTCAAAGCGCACGGTCGCGACGGCGAGGCACTGGAGAAGCACGGCAACCTTGCCGGGACAGGCGCCGTCCTCAAGCGCGCCGATGACCAAATCGGCGGCCGGGGCCAGGACGCGCACGGTGAGTTCAAGGTCGGCGATCAACTTCGGGTCCGGCATCATGGCGCGCGCCCCAACGATTGGAAGAGGACGATCCGGTACTCGTTGATGCTGTTCATCGTGATCTCGGCGAGATCGGGATCGACCAGGTGCGCCGCGTCCCGAAAGGCGGTGGTCGCTTCGCCCATGACGGCGATGAGATGGGATGTGAGCTGTTGATCGACGGTCGGCTTGCGGCCTGCGGCGGGGGCCGGCATGATCAGGCTGGATTGGCGCATGTACGAAGCGACTGTGAGACCGACGATGTCGGCGTTGACGACGACAAGCGCATCTTCGAACGGCGTATATCGCACCGTGCGCTTGACGTTGCGCTGCCGCTTCTTGTTCTTCTGATCTGGCATCGGCTTTCCTTTCTTGTTTTTTCTTGGGGCCAATCCAATGCGGCCCGTGAGCTTGGTCGTGTCCCGGCGGCGAAACGCCGGTCATGGGGTTGCAACAAGCCGCCGTAGGTGGCGGCCATGCCGCACGCGCTGAATGCGCTTCGCGGCGTGGGGGGAGAGCGAAGTCTCCCCTTGCTCGATGGTCCGGGAGAGCGAAATCATCCCGGTCGCAGTGCAGCGGGCGAAACCGCTGCGCGATGGGTCGAGGGAGAGCTGCAAATCTCCCCGTCAGGTTTCCAAAGGGCGCGAAGGCTCTTGGTCGTGATGCAGCGGCGAAACGCTGCGCTCGTCCGCAACAGGCTCGATGCCGTCTTGCGGACGACAAGCCGGGGGTGAAACGGGGGCCGGCGTCCTTTGTCCGCGTCATTGCGGCAAAGGCTCGCGTAAGCGGGTGAGGTCCCCTCAAGATGTGCGTGGCATGTTAACCTATGGTTAACGTTCGGGAGTCCACGCACATCTTGTATTCATCCTAAGCACTATTTTTATTATTCATAATACTACTAAAGATTGTGTTAACGTAAGTCCACTAATGACTTAGGGTTATTTGTATTGGCAAGATTAGTGGTGCCCGCCGCCAGGTTTGCTGGTTGCCGAAACGGAGGTTGGGGGCTGGGGGATTTATTCGCTCGCTTCGACTTTGGAGTGGGGGAACGGCTCGCGCCGTCCACCGGACGCCGCTCGCCGTTACTGCGTTAGAAAGGATGGGACTTGCGCGGAGGGCCGGTGCCGCCGTCCGTCACTCGCCCGAGCGGTCCTTGAACTTTTCGGCTCTCATCAGAAGGGACAGTTCGGCCGGGTAGTCGCTGTCCAGGATCGCTTCCATGTCGTGAACGTCGTTCCGGTTCTGCCGGATGGACGGCTTCTTGCCGTCCTGCGCGATGAATTCCCAAAGGGCTTTGGCGATCAGATAGTTCTTGCGGCGCTCGTTTATTTCCATGGTGCCTATCGCTGTTCGGCGTCGTTGTCGCCGTGGTGGATGTAGCCGATGGGCTTCTCTTGCGGGACGGGCGGCGGTTCCATGAGGCTGCGGATAGCGTCGAAGACGGCCTTGAAGCGGGCGTCGTATTTCTGCTCGATCTCATCAATGCGGAGCGCAAGCTCCTTGTGAGAGGCCATCGCCTCGCGCATACGCACGAAAGTGCGCATGATGGCAATATTGACCCGCGCGGCCTGCTTGCTGCGCAGGACACTGGAGAGCATCAGGATGCCGTGCTCGGTAAAGACCCAGGGAATCTTTCGGCGTCCGCCGTGCCCTGAACTTGAAATCACATTCTGTGATATCAAGAATTGGAATTCTTCACTTGTCAGTTGAAATGCAAAATCTTCGGGGAATCGATCCTTATTGCGGCCCATGGCTTGATTCAGGGCGGCGGTCGTAACTTTATACAGCGCGGCCAAATCGCTATCGAGCATGACGTTGTGGCCGCGGATGACATGGATACGGCGCTCAATCATAGCCTCGGGAATTATTTTTACTGACTTGTTCATAACTTCATCGTTGCAAAGTGGCGAACGTCGGCAAAGAAAAACGCCCCTGACGGAGCGTTTTTCGTGTGGATAAGACGAAGGTTTGAAACAGGTCTATTCGGTCGCTTCGGCGTGGGGCTCTTCGTCCGACTCGCAGTCGGCGTCCGCGTCGTCGGACAGATCGTCGTAGCCGTCGTCATCGTCCTCGATGACAGCATCATCTTCATGCTCGGCGATGCGCAGCGGCTCGGGGAGCCAGCCCGTAGCGTGTGGTCCATCTGGCGCTCTGCGCTGGTGTGGCTAAATCGATCAGAGTCAGGGCTCCGGCCGTCGCCTTGGGTCAGAAGCGCACCCGAGGCATCCACGCACCATCGAAAGGTAGGCGGTCGGCTTGAGGGGGCCAGCCCACCGGCCAACCCTCCAGGGCTTCGAGGGGCGTTTGGGAACCGGTCACAGCTTGTGACCGGTCTTGCGCGGCTTGCGCAAAAAAACCGGTCGCGCCGGATGGGCGCGACCGGCTGAGAGCGCCTGTGCGCCCTTACTCGCTTCAGAACGGGATTTCGTCGTCCGCGGGATCGGCGGCCGTGTCCGCCTGCCCGACCTCGTCCTCATCCTGCTCCTTGGGCGGCATCAGGACGATGCGACCGTCGAAATCGATGGGCAGCACGTTGACGAAGATCGTCAAGCCCTCGCCGCTCTTGTGCGTCCAGGCACCGCCGAGGCGCGTCCAGAACTTGCGGCCGCGGCCCTGATCGGAAACGTGGTAGGCAACGAAGGCCGGCGGGTTGGACTTGCGGGCGTTGCCCGTGCTGGTGCGGTTCTGAGTCTGTGTCATGGTCTTTCTCCTTTGCTGGGTGTTGCTCGACACGCCCACAGATTGACCGGGAGAATGAGCGGCCGGTTCAGGCCAGACGCAGGGGCGGGGTATCTCCCGGCCTGCAGCGCAGCGAAGGTTGGGGACACCCCGGCGTCTCCCCGAAGGGGTCGGCTTGAACCGGACGCGCGCCCGGTCATTGATGGCGTGATCAGTCGAGGGACACCGGCAAAAAGAGGGAAAGCGGCACAGCCGGATTTCCGCACACGGGCGGACTCGCATTCGACCCGGTGGTAAGTTACGCCCTGCCAAAGGGACCGCGTAGTGGTCGGTCCCCGGAGAAGGAAGATGCGTTGGCCTTCGCGCTCGGTGACATTCAGGGCTGGCGTGACGGCCTTTCCTGCACGCCGACCGCGCTCGCTGCTGTCACTGGGAAGACGCCGGATGAGATCGGGGCGCTGCTGCGGCGGGCGGCGAAGATCTATGGGCGCGAGATTCCGGCCCAGCCCCGGGCGGACTACGACATCAACGACTGGCTGAAAGCGATAAGGCTATTGGGAGGCGATTGGGTTCAGGCAGAGAAATTCGACGACAGACCGTTCGGGGCGCGCCCAACCATCGATGAGTGGATGGCGGACCACGTCGGCGCCGACCTTGAACTCGCCTTCTGCGATGACGATGGCGAGATGGGCCACGTATTCGGGACCATAGAAGGCGACGTTGTCGACACCTATACCGGCGGCAGGCGCGTCCCCTTCGACAAGGTTCCAGCCGAATATCGCATGCTGCGAGTCAAGCGAACGTTCCTGGTGTTTGCTGCCGAGGATGGCGATACCTGAAAAAGCAAGGCGGCGCGAACGCCGCCTGCTTCGCCAGCATCACGCTGCATATGGGTCATAAACGTAGATGACTGTGGCGGGGTCGCCGTCGAATTCGGCGGAAGGGACGGCCCCGTATCCGAGCTCTCCCTTGAAGAGGATGACGCAGACCATGAGGGTCGTGGCGAGATCGAAGGCGACTTGCTGCGCGAGTTCGAGATTGTGCGACATTTTCTGGCTCCCGTTCTTTCGGGCGGGGACCATTCCCCGCTGAACAGGCGCCCGGTGGCTCCGGGACGGACCGCAATCACCCTGAAGGCGGTAGCCGGAAGGGCCGCACGCGCAAGGCGTAGCGGACCCCCAATTTTCAATTGAGCGGGTTGATGGCCATAGGTCCGGCGCGGAGCCAAGGATCAGCGACAGGTGGAGGGGAATGACCACCGGCCCCCTTCCGGGAGCCAGAGTCGCGGTAAATCGCGTCCGGCCGGAATGTCCGGCTAACGACGAAGCAGCGCGCGCAGGTCGGCGGGGTCTCCGAGAACGAAGAACCGCCTGTCCGGGGCAAGATAGACCAGCACGCGCTTCCGCAGGCCGAGCAGTTCGCGCATGTTGGCGAGCGAGCCGGCGCTGCGGCCATCCCACAGGACGAAGCCGTAGTCGGCTTCCCCCGCCATCGCTTTGTCTTTCTGCGTGTAAAACGCCCGGCCTTTGACGGAGGGATCGACGCGAATGCGCGTCACCTGCCATGCGCCGACATTGTTGCGGCAGCGCGCGCCGGCGCAGAAGACGGTGACGTCGCGGTGTTCCGCACGGGCCAGATAAGCCTGCACCGCCGCGTCGGCGCCGTGAGCATCGCCGATCACGACGGGCATGCCCTGCGTCACGATGTTCGCAAGCCGCTGCGCCACCGGCGCATCGAGCTGCGCGATCGACCGTGACCCGGAGACGAAAACGGTCGCTCCCGGGACAAGCGTTGTGGTGTGTGCGGCGGCGCTCATGACGCACCTCCGCACCGCCAGACCGGGATGCCGAGGTGCCTGGCCTTGTCGGCAAGGTTTTCGGTGATGCCCGATCCGGGGAAGACGATCAGGCCCTTGGGCATCGTCGCCAGAAGGGCATCGTTGCGCTTGAAGGGCGCGGCTTTGGCGTGGCGTGTCCAGTCCGGCTTGAAGACAAGCTGCGGGACCTTGCGCTTGTCGGCCCAGCAGGCGGCGATACGCTCGGCGCCCTTCGGGCTGCCGCCATGCAGGAGCACCATATCGGCGTGCTTGCCGTGGGTGCGGTCGAGTGCATCCCAGATCGCGCGGTGGTCGTTGCAATCGAGCCCGCCGGCGAAGGCGATGCGCGTGCCTTCCGGCAGCAGGATTTCCGTCTCGGAACGGCGCTTCGCGGCGATGTAATCGCGACTGTCCACGACGGCGGCAGTGAGCGCCTTGTGATTGACCTTCGAGCCCGCGCGCGGGAACCAGATTGATCCGGTGTGCAGATCGAAGAGTTCGGCAGCGTGATCGCGCATGAATTCGAACGCGTTGCGGCGCTCGATATTGGTGATCCCTTCGGCGATCAGCCGTTCCAGCTCGACGGAGCGGATTTCGGAGCCGTCCTGCTCATCCTGGCTGCGGCGCTGGCGGTCCTCGTTGTCGTCGAGATCGCGCTGCGCGCGGTCTGCGGCGCGGTGGAAGAGATTGACCGTTCCCCAGAGCAGGTTCTCGAGATCGGGTTCCAGGCGCGTGTCGCCAAGGGTTGCGACGAGCGCGTCGAAGATGTCGATGAGCGCGGTGTGCACGGCTTGCTCGTCCGGCAAGGGGCGGGCATCCGGCTCGTCCTGATGTGGGCGGTAGCCGTAGAGCTGAAGCTCCGCGATGACCGCGGCGGTGGAAGAGCGTTCGTGGTGCGGCTCGAATGCCGCATCGTCTGAGTGAGTCATGACCGTGAGTCCTTTCGTTGCTGACCGGCCGCGACCGTCGCGGCCTTTCCGGCGAACTACCGGCGGCACGCGGCCGGGTCCGCACCCAAGCGCAGCGCAGTGGCCGGAACGCAGTGGAGGATGGGGGGCAAGAGGTTTCTTGGTGCGCGAGGAAGCGGGCGGCGTGAGCCGCCCGCGGGGAAGAAACCGCGCCGCCCGCCATTGCGGTCCCGGACGCCCTGCCGCCAGATCGCCTCTAAAAGGAAAGGCACGC is a window from the Hyphomicrobiales bacterium genome containing:
- a CDS encoding type IV secretory system conjugative DNA transfer family protein, whose product is MTPAFAFLFVFGLVYGAAKFFGELVPPVAGLFYIVTAATLVVALLVSDQTSGQSSPVGFYRRVSGTVIELGTFLALSFLFLIPVASIVFAIFGYPFPALFGLTSTTSFAVVMTPVFLVLGLWAYPWLTTRFAIWTKGLRRLFRFVRFGRGGSAQFAGFLDEWASPARPGSLLLGKSLFSSPGYDRKVGFNDDRGFLTIATSRTGKGRSAIIPNLLTWPGSALVIDPKGTNAAVTAARRGFGGGRVTSFLGQSVYVVDPFDIVPGEDSVFYNPLHMIDPESDTVAEDIGLIADALVVPDTEGDTHWSEGAQQILAGLIAHLVTTDGDLKASLTDLRDIVNMDRDSFDAILESMSGNYEAAGLAAGAAALVLNAGPNERGSLMTTVLRNTAWLDSEAIRRVLGTSRTSFDLRDIKRKPMTVYVVLPPYLLEEHKRFMRLFVNLSIRAMSVGPKPKHPVLFLLDEFFSLGKLSQMEKAAGLLAGYGLKLWPVVQNIGQLKQLYPKNWLTFIANTGAVQIFGVNDRETADEIVQMLGKMARMEKVGDRMNRVIANLREGPEVGQDLSRETGRQIILRSGDDPMLLGRIDYDKTYPLNWYNPDPDHSGPGKMQALRDWLQRRKDRAMPAYYRAASWLAGMRKQYERQVNLARKAEKAQKRLADPDRWGQIEGLLAKDASSREREPEIKAVREARERVAKKAGPKPDTKAERRPPRRAKRKSGKGSAMEELETLIGLDAVKKQVRSVVAEIKRDELRREHGLPVTPVSRHLVFTGNPGTGKTTVARIVGSVYKELGLLKKGHLVEVSRKDLAGETWGSGMGKTDAAIKKALDGILFIDEAYSLHLGHTTRHGDPLGEEVITTLLAAMENHRARLIVIAAGYGDDMQRFIDANAGLASRFKTFIDFPDYDEKALRAIFEQMAGSAGYVLTDEASAKATILMRSLDAQKGKGFGNGRAVRNILEQVLSKQAERLSTMDGLTKDDLVTLEADDIPDAPEGSGRDDAGEESGGEKREPPHEKKVADGTPARPKAAKRSPRQLPVPAAAPLPADEPDFDGMDIFELTEALKEIGAEQESLTERERAEMEALHRERENRLTGDPENRRAIEREFIRRELALIKEHQRVAEVFRAKLDRVRGAKAMQAPQPHPADSDSETTKP
- a CDS encoding DUF2958 domain-containing protein, with the protein product MKLLTKDLQRRLLQNGEIRRKLDEEGEADADFIPVVKLFMPDGAGTWILTEVDPDYPDIAFGLCDLGMGFPELGSVYLCELEALRGALGLPVERDLHFAPSFTISVYARAAWEAEHIVEDRESLERAAKAQREAQQAQGGAS
- a CDS encoding relaxase yields the protein MIIGGLQTGNTRWLAAHLQNAADNESVELVETTGTIATDIDGALAEFDAVTAGTRAREGVYACFINPPEPLSRLQYAQALAHIEKRLDLTGQPRIVVFHVKLDKSGNPREHCHVVWSRIDTRAMKAIQLSHDRQKLRRCARELAAEFGVELPPGLANDRGAERFNDPPQPTRAEKAMEAASGLSRDERRRIITDCYRNSDSGDAFVNALEAAGFMLARGDKRVFVVVDIAGHVHSLARQIDGATTKDVKLRLEGLTLSLLPPASRAKVLMLQRAAAQQDAARADDKKKAQAKEAHERLRAIQRKRRAALDLLWQQMKIRQMHERKVLLAHIKAEKEHRIARRHWMATGLALYLRKIAVIRQLIEYYEKRRQRTMDEQHRALMEGLRRRHDNEAAELRRRYAALDRLERRESRTFSQRFGAYGDTDTDDLQPARPAAMSASYRASARLGPDSDLFAQNAADIGKRSASNFYAIVLENAADITAAARPRQEPADTLPPKINATIGFHRDYGAFRQNAADITEPVVNVSFVADDETARDNPGGHTGQPDFPAWPGAG
- a CDS encoding ORF6N domain-containing protein yields the protein MNKSVKIIPEAMIERRIHVIRGHNVMLDSDLAALYKVTTAALNQAMGRNKDRFPEDFAFQLTSEEFQFLISQNVISSSGHGGRRKIPWVFTEHGILMLSSVLRSKQAARVNIAIMRTFVRMREAMASHKELALRIDEIEQKYDARFKAVFDAIRSLMEPPPVPQEKPIGYIHHGDNDAEQR
- a CDS encoding DUF2493 domain-containing protein: MTHSDDAAFEPHHERSSTAAVIAELQLYGYRPHQDEPDARPLPDEQAVHTALIDIFDALVATLGDTRLEPDLENLLWGTVNLFHRAADRAQRDLDDNEDRQRRSQDEQDGSEIRSVELERLIAEGITNIERRNAFEFMRDHAAELFDLHTGSIWFPRAGSKVNHKALTAAVVDSRDYIAAKRRSETEILLPEGTRIAFAGGLDCNDHRAIWDALDRTHGKHADMVLLHGGSPKGAERIAACWADKRKVPQLVFKPDWTRHAKAAPFKRNDALLATMPKGLIVFPGSGITENLADKARHLGIPVWRCGGAS